The segment AGGTTCCGGGCCCCCGAGGCCGCGTTCGAACTCGCCCTCCCCGGCGACGTCGTCCTCGCCGACCTGCTGCCCGCCGTCCTCGGCTGGGCCGGGCCCGGCGTCCAGGAGGACGGCGGCGACCACTCCGGCTGGGTCCTGCAACGGATCGGCGGCGCCCCCCTCGACGAGGAGCGCACCCTGGACGCCCTCGGCCTGCGCGACGGCGAGGAGCTCCACCTCCGCCCCGGCCAGGCCCCGCTGCCCGAAGTCCACTTCGACGACCTGGTCGACGGCGTCCGCACCGGCACCCTCGCCCGCGGCGACTCCTGGCGCCCCGCCGCCACCCGCCGCCTCGCCCTCGCCCTCGCCCTCACCGCCCTCGGCTGCGGCCTGCTGCTGCTCGCCCTCCCCGGCCCCGCCGCCCCCCGCTGCGCCGCCGCCGCCCTCACCGCCCTCGCCCTGCTGGCCGGCGCCCGCGCCCTCACCCGGCAGCTCGGCGACCCCGGCACCGGCACCGCGCTCGCCGTCGCCGGCGTCGCCCACGCCGCCGCGGCCGCCGCCCTGCTGCCCGGCGTCACCGGCCCCGCCCGGCTGCTGGCCGGCGCGTCCGCCGCCACCGGGGCCACCGTCCTCGCCCTCGCCCTCACCGGCGCCGGAGCCGTCTGCACCGGACTCCTCGCCGCCGCCGTCCTCGCCTGCGGCGCCGGCGCCCTCACCGCCCGCGGCGTCCCCGCCACCCACGCCGCCGCCGTCACCGCCGCCACCGCCGTGCTGTTCGGCGCGTTCGCGCCCGCGCTCGCCTTCCGGCTCTCCGGACTGCGCCTGCCCGCGCTGCCCCGCAACGCCGACGAACTCCAGCAGGACATCGAACCCTTCCCCGCCGACGACGTCCTCGCCCGCAGCCTGGTCGCCGACAGCTACCTGGCCGGCCTCTTCCTCGCCGTCGGCGCGGTCTGCGCCACCGCCCTCACCCTGCT is part of the Kitasatospora setae KM-6054 genome and harbors:
- the eccD gene encoding type VII secretion integral membrane protein EccD: MSGGTAATGLVRLRFRAPEAAFELALPGDVVLADLLPAVLGWAGPGVQEDGGDHSGWVLQRIGGAPLDEERTLDALGLRDGEELHLRPGQAPLPEVHFDDLVDGVRTGTLARGDSWRPAATRRLALALALTALGCGLLLLALPGPAAPRCAAAALTALALLAGARALTRQLGDPGTGTALAVAGVAHAAAAAALLPGVTGPARLLAGASAATGATVLALALTGAGAVCTGLLAAAVLACGAGALTARGVPATHAAAVTAATAVLFGAFAPALAFRLSGLRLPALPRNADELQQDIEPFPADDVLARSLVADSYLAGLFLAVGAVCATALTLLATARDTGWAVPATAADLSVLLLLHARDIGGLRQRLALLLPGALGLALLALRAAAHTDPAGRLPLYALLTAAATALVLTARTVPGRRLLPYWGRAGDLLHTLTALALLPLALQVLGFYGAMRGLAG